One stretch of Prunus persica cultivar Lovell chromosome G1, Prunus_persica_NCBIv2, whole genome shotgun sequence DNA includes these proteins:
- the LOC18793379 gene encoding mitochondrial import receptor subunit TOM20 produces MQFSQDDFDRLLLFEHTRKTAEVNYAKNPLDADNLTKWGGALLELSQFQSLADSKGMINDSISKLEEALQINPAKHDALWCLGNAHTSFAFLTPDLDEARPYFDKASEFFQKAADEDPGNELYQKSLEVTSKAPELHMEIHKQGMGQQILGGGPAAPSSSTKTKTKKSSDLKYDIFGWVILAVGIVAWVGMAKSNMPPPPPR; encoded by the exons ATGCAATTCTCTCAGGACGACTTCGATCGCCTTTTGCTCTTCGAGCACACTCGCAAAACTGCCGAAGTTAATTACGCCAAGAACCCTCTCGATGCCGAT AATTTAACTAAATGGGGAGGAGCGTTGCTCGAACTATCGCAGTTTCAAAGCCTTGCAGATTCGAAGGGCATGATTAATG ATTCTATTTCGAAGTTGGAGGAGGCTTTGCAAATAAACCCCGCGAAGCATGATGCACTATGGTGCCTAGGAAATGCCCACACCTCTTTCGCATTTCTGACCCCTGACCTTGACGAGGCAAGGCCTTATTTTGATAAGGCGTCTGAATTTTTCCAAAAGGCTGCGGATGAG GATCCTGGCAACGAGCTTTATCAGAAGTCCTTAGAAGTCACATCTAAG GCACCAGAATTACATATGGAGATCCATAAGCAAGGGATGGGTCAGCAAATTCTGGGTGGGGGACCTGCTGCTCCATCATCCAGTACAAAG ACGAAGACCAAGAAGAGCAGTGATCTGAAGTATGACATATTTGGATGGGTTATCCTTGCAGTTGGCATTGTTGCATGGGTTGGAATGGCGAAATCCAACATGCCACCACCACCCCCAAGATAA